A part of Candidatus Binatia bacterium genomic DNA contains:
- a CDS encoding FGGY family carbohydrate kinase, protein MATELMMARLVMGIDAGTTGVRALLLDEEGNVAASAYREIASHYPRPQWMEQDPDAIRTSMREVIDAAIAAAKATARDVAAVGITNQRSSIVAWDGPAGRPLSPMLIWQDTRGADRCRELQDQGLYITPMMAASKAEWILQNVPAAREAAASGRLRLGTPNAFLAACLCGDVHISDHGNASTTGLYSYFQNDWDPGPLAALGLDPAILPKLVDSSGELARTTVAGFGAEVSLAGMAGDQQASLFGLGCVELSQAKCSYGTSAMITMNSGESVAFGGAGTYPIVAWRYDGRTVLSLEGQVVTAGAAVQWLRDGLGVVADAAETARLAASVEDSGGVWAVPAFQGLGTPVMLEQAKAMIGGLSRGSTRAHIVRAVLEGIAHRVADVAESIAEGVAAPSSLRADGGASRNDFLMQAQADLLGIPVERSAVTDGAALGAARLAGVGTGVWPREAASAFVADRVFEPSISSDERAARRALWKKRLDLVVTEAG, encoded by the coding sequence GTGGCGACGGAGCTGATGATGGCGCGACTGGTCATGGGAATCGATGCCGGCACGACGGGCGTGCGCGCGCTGCTGCTCGACGAAGAAGGAAACGTCGCGGCTTCGGCGTACCGCGAGATCGCGAGCCACTATCCGCGACCGCAATGGATGGAGCAGGATCCCGACGCGATCCGAACGTCGATGCGCGAAGTGATCGACGCCGCCATCGCCGCGGCCAAAGCGACGGCGCGCGACGTTGCGGCGGTCGGCATCACCAACCAGCGATCGTCGATCGTCGCATGGGACGGACCGGCCGGGAGGCCGCTGTCGCCGATGCTCATCTGGCAGGATACGCGCGGCGCCGACCGCTGCCGCGAGCTGCAGGACCAGGGCCTTTACATCACGCCGATGATGGCGGCGTCCAAGGCCGAGTGGATCCTGCAAAACGTGCCCGCGGCGCGCGAAGCTGCGGCCTCGGGCCGTCTTCGACTCGGTACCCCGAACGCTTTCCTCGCCGCCTGCCTGTGTGGAGACGTTCACATCAGCGACCATGGTAACGCGAGCACGACCGGCCTGTACTCCTATTTCCAGAACGACTGGGATCCGGGTCCCCTCGCAGCCCTGGGCCTCGACCCGGCGATTCTGCCGAAGCTCGTCGACTCCAGCGGGGAGCTGGCAAGGACCACGGTTGCCGGCTTCGGCGCCGAAGTTTCGCTTGCGGGGATGGCCGGAGACCAGCAGGCGTCGTTGTTCGGCCTCGGCTGCGTCGAACTTTCCCAGGCCAAGTGCTCGTACGGCACCTCGGCGATGATCACGATGAATTCCGGCGAATCCGTGGCGTTCGGCGGCGCGGGCACCTACCCGATCGTCGCGTGGCGCTACGACGGTCGCACCGTGCTCAGCCTCGAAGGTCAGGTCGTGACGGCCGGCGCGGCGGTCCAGTGGCTGCGGGACGGTCTCGGGGTGGTCGCAGACGCCGCCGAGACGGCGCGGCTAGCGGCAAGCGTCGAAGACAGCGGCGGCGTCTGGGCCGTCCCGGCTTTCCAGGGACTGGGAACTCCGGTGATGCTGGAACAGGCAAAAGCGATGATCGGCGGCCTGTCGCGAGGCTCGACGCGCGCGCACATCGTGCGCGCCGTTCTCGAGGGCATCGCCCACCGTGTCGCGGACGTTGCCGAGAGTATCGCCGAAGGCGTCGCGGCGCCCTCTTCGCTGAGGGCCGACGGTGGCGCGAGCCGCAATGACTTCCTGATGCAGGCCCAGGCCGATCTTCTCGGGATCCCGGTCGAGAGATCGGCGGTCACCGACGGGGCTGCGCTAGGAGCGGCGCGCCTGGCGGGCGTCGGCACCGGCGTGTGGCCGAGGGAAGCAGCGTCGGCCTTCGTTGCCGATCGTGTCTTCGAGCCGTCGATTTCTTCCGACGAACGGGCCGCGCGGCGCGCGCTCTGGAAGAAGCGCCTCGATCTGGTAGTGACCGAGGCGGGCTGA
- a CDS encoding glycerol-3-phosphate dehydrogenase/oxidase has translation MPGTPFDLGARRRGLERAASSVADVVVIGGGITGSGVARETSLRGLATVLLDKGDFASGTSSRSSKLIHGGLRYLAQGDVALVREAARERAVLRRLAPHLAEPLWMMMPTASLAGRMKMQAGVWTFEKLAGEQAGDPYQVLDRRGALEKEPGLRPSPLAGAVVFQEYLTDDARLVLETVQGAFALGAVVASYAEVVEVAADPAGLRVCVRDRVTGESLVVRARCLVNAAGPWFERVQSMTPGAGAGGARLQLTRGIHLVVPRAKLPVRHSVVLRSPDGRSTFVVPRGRAVYIGTTDTHYEGAPEEPGVSVADARYLLDSVAATFADAPRAADIVGTWSGVRPLLAQEGKAPSEISRRDEILTGPGPVVAIAGGKLTTYRRMAERVCAEVFRILGQSAPAGVDSATVALAGGDEHEQQQARGTAPSIAADAAGKALETRLWSTYGVAAAAIIGRIRDEPALAQPVGGLEELTHAEVEHAVSHEMVASLDDLLRRRCRVAMFDTAAAIVAAPDAAGVLGGLLGWDQARAASEIDATTRQWRAELELVRSA, from the coding sequence GTGCCCGGCACTCCTTTCGATCTCGGCGCCAGGCGGCGGGGCCTCGAGCGCGCCGCCTCGTCCGTCGCCGACGTGGTCGTGATCGGCGGCGGCATCACCGGCTCCGGGGTGGCCCGGGAGACTTCCCTTCGCGGCCTTGCGACCGTGCTGCTGGACAAAGGCGACTTCGCGTCCGGAACCAGCAGCCGCTCCTCGAAGCTGATCCATGGCGGCCTTCGCTACCTTGCCCAGGGGGACGTGGCCCTGGTGCGCGAGGCGGCACGCGAAAGAGCCGTGCTGAGACGCCTGGCTCCGCACCTGGCCGAGCCTTTGTGGATGATGATGCCGACCGCGTCGCTGGCCGGGCGCATGAAGATGCAGGCCGGCGTGTGGACCTTCGAGAAACTTGCGGGGGAACAGGCAGGCGACCCTTACCAGGTGCTGGACCGGCGCGGGGCCCTCGAAAAGGAACCCGGCCTGAGGCCGTCTCCGCTGGCGGGGGCCGTCGTTTTCCAGGAATACCTGACCGACGATGCCCGCCTCGTGCTCGAGACCGTCCAGGGCGCCTTCGCCCTCGGCGCCGTCGTCGCGTCCTACGCCGAAGTCGTCGAGGTTGCCGCCGATCCGGCAGGCCTGCGCGTCTGCGTGCGCGACCGCGTGACCGGCGAATCCCTCGTCGTGCGTGCGCGCTGCCTGGTCAACGCCGCGGGTCCCTGGTTCGAGCGCGTACAGTCGATGACGCCGGGTGCCGGCGCCGGCGGAGCGCGACTGCAGCTCACGCGCGGCATCCACCTCGTGGTCCCGCGCGCGAAGCTGCCCGTGCGCCACAGCGTCGTACTGCGCTCGCCCGACGGTCGTTCGACGTTCGTCGTGCCGCGCGGACGCGCGGTCTACATCGGCACCACCGATACGCACTACGAAGGCGCGCCCGAGGAGCCGGGAGTATCGGTCGCCGATGCCCGCTACCTCCTCGATTCGGTGGCGGCGACGTTCGCCGACGCACCGCGCGCCGCGGACATCGTCGGAACCTGGTCCGGCGTGCGTCCGCTTCTCGCGCAGGAAGGAAAGGCGCCGTCCGAGATCTCGCGGCGCGACGAAATCCTCACCGGCCCCGGCCCCGTCGTCGCGATCGCCGGCGGCAAGCTGACGACGTACCGGCGCATGGCCGAGCGCGTCTGCGCGGAGGTGTTCCGCATTCTCGGCCAGAGCGCGCCCGCAGGCGTCGACTCCGCAACAGTCGCCCTGGCCGGTGGCGATGAGCACGAGCAGCAGCAGGCACGCGGCACCGCTCCTTCGATCGCCGCCGACGCGGCTGGCAAGGCACTGGAAACCCGGCTGTGGTCCACGTACGGCGTAGCCGCCGCAGCGATCATCGGACGAATCCGCGACGAACCGGCTCTGGCGCAGCCGGTAGGCGGCCTCGAGGAGCTGACGCACGCCGAGGTCGAACATGCCGTTTCCCACGAAATGGTAGCGTCGCTCGACGACCTGCTGAGGCGCCGTTGCCGCGTCGCCATGTTCGATACCGCGGCAGCGATTGTCGCGGCTCCGGATGCGGCCGGAGTTCTCGGCGGCTTGCTGGGCTGGGACCAGGCGCGTGCCGCGTCAGAGATCGACGCGACGACCCGGCAGTGGCGCGCCGAGCTCGAGCTGGTGCGTTCGGCCTGA
- a CDS encoding acyl-CoA dehydrogenase family protein, with product MDFSYTPDQEKFRTELRAWLDRKKAEGAFGGTGPRSLDEVVRDGRRWQATLHAAGWCGIHWPKQYGGRSAGLIEQIIFQEELARAGSPQLINLLALSMVGPVLIDHGTEEQKKRYLHKILTAEEIWCQGYSEPGAGSDLASLATRAVLDGDAWVINGQKVWTSYAQYADFCILLARTDPGVPRHKGITMFIMDMRVPGVTVRPLRQMNGDSEFNEVYLEDVRVPRENIVGREGQGWDMAVALLMHERATLTFQRQLQSRVALADLVRFAKRWNALGDPPMRDPVQRQRIAQAWIDSEAMRLTALRHLTRQLRGGAPGPEGSMEKLFWSEMFQRMLVDAVAMTGPYGNLAPGDPHAPLDGRWPHLMLYSRGRTIAAGTSEIQRGIIAQRVLGMPKDR from the coding sequence ATGGACTTTTCGTACACGCCCGATCAGGAGAAATTCCGCACCGAGCTGCGCGCGTGGCTCGATCGCAAGAAAGCCGAAGGCGCGTTCGGCGGCACAGGTCCGCGCAGTCTCGACGAAGTCGTTCGCGACGGGCGCCGCTGGCAGGCGACGCTGCACGCTGCGGGCTGGTGCGGCATCCACTGGCCGAAGCAGTACGGAGGACGAAGCGCCGGCCTGATCGAGCAGATCATTTTCCAGGAAGAGCTGGCGCGCGCGGGCTCGCCGCAGCTGATCAACCTGCTGGCGCTCAGCATGGTCGGGCCGGTGCTCATCGACCACGGCACCGAAGAACAGAAGAAGCGCTACCTGCACAAAATTCTCACTGCCGAGGAGATCTGGTGCCAGGGCTACAGCGAGCCTGGTGCCGGCTCCGACCTGGCCTCGCTTGCGACTCGCGCCGTGCTCGACGGCGACGCTTGGGTGATCAACGGCCAGAAAGTCTGGACCAGCTACGCCCAGTATGCCGATTTCTGCATCCTGCTCGCGCGCACCGACCCCGGCGTGCCCCGCCACAAGGGGATCACGATGTTCATCATGGACATGCGCGTCCCCGGCGTGACGGTGCGACCGCTGCGGCAGATGAACGGCGACAGCGAATTCAACGAAGTATACCTCGAGGACGTGCGCGTCCCCCGCGAGAACATCGTCGGCCGGGAGGGCCAGGGCTGGGACATGGCGGTCGCGCTGCTGATGCACGAGCGCGCGACGCTGACTTTCCAGCGCCAGCTCCAGTCGAGGGTCGCGCTGGCCGACCTGGTGCGCTTTGCGAAGCGCTGGAATGCGCTGGGCGATCCGCCGATGCGCGATCCGGTGCAGCGTCAGCGCATCGCCCAGGCGTGGATCGACAGCGAAGCAATGCGGCTTACGGCGCTTCGTCATCTGACGCGCCAGCTACGGGGCGGCGCTCCCGGTCCCGAGGGGTCGATGGAGAAGCTGTTCTGGAGCGAGATGTTCCAGCGCATGCTCGTCGATGCCGTCGCGATGACGGGGCCTTACGGCAACCTTGCGCCCGGAGATCCGCACGCTCCGCTCGACGGTCGCTGGCCTCACCTCATGCTGTACTCGCGAGGGAGGACGATCGCGGCCGGCACCTCGGAAATCCAGCGCGGCATCATCGCGCAGCGCGTGCTCGGAATGCCGAAGGACCGCTGA
- a CDS encoding alcohol dehydrogenase catalytic domain-containing protein, translating to MVEGAAMLAFVMQQGGPRLVRDWTAAPAAHEAASLVRVRTVLAGICNTDLEIARGYMGFRGVLGHEFVGEATSGKWKGRRVVGGINFGCGSCTWCARGIARHCPQRRVLGILGADGVLAEEFWIPEANLLAVPDSVADETAVFAEPVGAACEILEQVGDTPREDALVLGAGKLGCIVAQVLAADGFRVDLVGRPREGASTKWLRDRGIRIVDAKPDRGDYPLVVEATGSTDALQAAIACTRPRGRLVLKTTVSGRHEVDLAPVVINEISIIGSRCGQFEPALAMLCDGRVDVAPLIDARYDLGDVESAFTEAARRGVRKVLVSAR from the coding sequence GTGGTAGAAGGCGCCGCGATGCTCGCCTTCGTGATGCAGCAGGGCGGACCGCGCCTGGTACGCGACTGGACTGCCGCGCCGGCGGCGCACGAGGCTGCGTCGCTCGTGCGCGTGCGCACGGTGCTTGCCGGCATCTGCAACACCGACCTGGAGATCGCGCGCGGCTACATGGGCTTTCGCGGCGTGCTCGGCCACGAGTTCGTCGGCGAGGCGACGTCGGGAAAATGGAAAGGACGCCGCGTCGTCGGCGGCATCAATTTCGGCTGCGGCTCCTGCACCTGGTGCGCGCGCGGCATCGCGCGTCACTGCCCGCAGCGGCGCGTGCTCGGCATCCTCGGTGCCGACGGCGTGCTCGCCGAAGAGTTCTGGATCCCCGAAGCGAACCTTCTCGCGGTGCCGGATTCGGTCGCCGACGAAACGGCAGTGTTCGCCGAGCCCGTCGGTGCGGCCTGCGAGATTCTCGAACAGGTCGGCGACACACCGAGGGAAGATGCGCTGGTGCTCGGCGCGGGAAAACTTGGCTGCATCGTTGCGCAGGTGCTTGCGGCCGACGGCTTCCGCGTCGACCTGGTCGGCCGCCCTCGCGAGGGCGCGAGCACGAAATGGTTGCGCGATCGCGGGATCCGCATCGTCGATGCGAAACCTGACCGCGGGGACTACCCGCTGGTCGTCGAGGCGACGGGTAGCACCGACGCGCTGCAGGCGGCGATCGCCTGCACGCGCCCACGCGGGCGCCTGGTGCTGAAGACGACAGTATCGGGACGCCACGAGGTCGACCTGGCGCCCGTGGTCATCAACGAGATCTCGATCATCGGGTCGCGCTGCGGCCAGTTCGAGCCGGCATTGGCGATGCTTTGCGACGGCCGTGTCGACGTCGCGCCGCTCATCGACGCGCGCTACGACCTGGGCGACGTCGAGAGTGCATTCACCGAGGCCGCGCGGCGCGGCGTGCGCAAGGTTCTCGTGAGCGCGCGCTGA
- a CDS encoding Crp/Fnr family transcriptional regulator encodes MSITPSFVNHSEPRVAVGATMLPVSPALVRKVEALRGLDVFAGASDEELQKLAESALLRRFERGRTVLRGGSVDECVVLIEGRVKTTMPRGISCGEFALGIVEAGEIISEGCWARQKSAEPGETLALEPSTVLFIPKRPLDLLLSRNSKVAIRFVSAIATKLRRVIELATQNACLDVGDRLYRKLVELSATRSRATPAGLLIEHGLYQAELAAGIGASREAVNRQLAAWRDRGLVEAGRCYVLVKDPPGLAMAASPAVRDPGFVEIEHKGAA; translated from the coding sequence ATGAGCATCACGCCTTCCTTCGTAAATCATTCCGAGCCTCGCGTTGCTGTCGGCGCGACGATGTTGCCGGTGTCACCGGCACTGGTTCGCAAGGTCGAAGCCCTGCGCGGCCTCGACGTGTTCGCCGGCGCATCGGACGAGGAATTGCAGAAGCTTGCCGAGTCGGCGCTGCTGCGCCGCTTCGAGCGCGGACGCACGGTGCTGCGGGGCGGCAGCGTCGACGAGTGCGTCGTGCTGATCGAGGGCCGCGTCAAGACGACGATGCCGCGAGGAATTTCCTGCGGCGAGTTCGCGCTCGGGATCGTCGAGGCGGGCGAGATCATCTCCGAAGGGTGCTGGGCGAGGCAGAAATCGGCGGAGCCTGGAGAGACCTTGGCGCTGGAGCCGAGCACGGTGCTCTTCATCCCCAAGCGCCCGCTGGATCTGCTGCTTTCGCGCAACTCCAAGGTCGCCATCCGTTTCGTTTCCGCGATCGCGACCAAGCTGCGCCGCGTGATCGAGCTGGCAACGCAGAATGCCTGCCTCGATGTCGGAGACCGCCTCTACCGTAAGCTGGTCGAGCTTTCCGCAACGCGCTCGCGTGCGACACCGGCCGGGCTGCTGATCGAGCACGGGCTCTACCAGGCCGAGCTCGCGGCCGGCATCGGAGCTTCGCGCGAAGCCGTCAATCGGCAGCTCGCGGCGTGGCGCGATCGCGGCCTCGTCGAGGCCGGTCGCTGCTACGTGCTGGTCAAGGACCCGCCTGGACTGGCAATGGCCGCCTCCCCGGCCGTCCGCGACCCGGGGTTCGTCGAGATCGAGCACAAAGGGGCGGCCTGA
- a CDS encoding HAD-IA family hydrolase gives MAIQLLIFDCDGVLFDSEPANLAFYREVLRASGAPPVPESAEAAYHSLASAQLFEKMFGDQPQLLARVQAVSRQTDYAPFFPLMQPKPRLRETLESLRKRYRTAMATNRGKTTQGVLRHFALEPLFDLAVGVLDVANPKPAPDMLELCLARLGVSAAEAVYVGDQATDLAAAAAANIRFIGMGPMCGRTPHSAQRLEDVETIVASLDR, from the coding sequence ATGGCAATCCAACTGCTCATTTTCGACTGCGACGGAGTGCTGTTCGACTCCGAGCCCGCCAACCTCGCGTTCTACCGCGAGGTGCTGCGCGCGTCGGGCGCGCCGCCGGTGCCCGAATCGGCCGAGGCGGCCTATCATTCGCTCGCGTCCGCGCAGCTGTTCGAGAAAATGTTCGGCGACCAGCCGCAGCTGCTCGCCCGAGTGCAGGCCGTTTCGCGCCAGACCGACTACGCTCCGTTCTTCCCGCTGATGCAGCCGAAGCCGAGGCTGCGTGAAACGCTCGAGTCGCTCAGGAAGCGCTACCGAACGGCAATGGCGACCAACCGAGGCAAGACCACGCAGGGCGTCCTTCGCCACTTCGCGCTGGAACCGTTGTTCGATCTCGCCGTCGGCGTGCTCGACGTCGCCAATCCCAAGCCCGCGCCGGACATGCTCGAGCTTTGCCTGGCGCGTCTCGGTGTTTCTGCTGCGGAGGCAGTGTACGTCGGCGACCAGGCGACCGACCTCGCGGCCGCCGCGGCCGCCAACATCCGCTTCATCGGCATGGGACCGATGTGCGGTCGCACGCCCCACTCCGCCCAGCGGCTCGAGGACGTCGAGACGATCGTCGCGAGCCTCGACCGCTGA
- a CDS encoding MerR family transcriptional regulator — MASPLRRKAPSNGLLRISDLSRETGVSTATIKFYIREKLLPAPTLKTGRNMAYYDRAFVTRIRFIKELQQKRFLPLDVIKAILDQNDSIISPREVDTLLGLEGTFYEAIHFTPGQLPMTVEQAVDRFHIEREEIEFAVRQGALEPVDRAGTRYFEGDDLLMLETMAELEQAGLRQDLIPQQVSLPIYVDAVEKLAREELKMFSRAVTGKVEEGQVATMALAGVKLVERFIVLLRRKLLLRLIQEMRQEKEEGKKAKVAG, encoded by the coding sequence ATGGCCTCACCCCTTCGCCGAAAGGCCCCCTCGAACGGGCTACTGCGGATCTCGGATCTCTCCCGTGAAACGGGAGTGTCCACTGCGACGATCAAGTTCTACATCCGCGAGAAGCTTCTTCCTGCTCCCACCCTGAAGACGGGCCGCAACATGGCCTACTACGATCGCGCGTTCGTGACGCGCATCCGTTTCATCAAGGAGCTGCAGCAGAAACGGTTCCTGCCGCTGGACGTGATCAAGGCGATCCTCGACCAGAACGATTCGATCATCAGTCCTCGCGAAGTCGATACCCTCCTGGGTCTGGAGGGAACGTTCTACGAGGCGATTCATTTCACGCCGGGACAGCTTCCGATGACCGTCGAGCAGGCGGTCGACAGGTTCCACATCGAACGTGAGGAAATCGAATTCGCCGTGCGCCAGGGGGCGCTCGAGCCGGTGGACAGGGCCGGCACCCGCTACTTCGAAGGAGACGACCTGCTGATGCTCGAGACGATGGCCGAGCTCGAGCAGGCCGGACTGCGCCAGGATCTGATTCCTCAACAGGTCTCGCTGCCGATCTACGTCGATGCCGTCGAGAAGCTCGCGCGCGAGGAGCTGAAAATGTTCTCGCGCGCAGTGACCGGGAAAGTCGAGGAGGGCCAGGTCGCCACCATGGCGCTGGCCGGCGTCAAGCTCGTCGAACGATTCATCGTGCTGCTGCGGCGCAAGCTCCTGCTCAGGCTGATCCAGGAAATGCGCCAGGAGAAGGAAGAGGGGAAGAAGGCCAAGGTCGCCGGCTGA
- a CDS encoding Crp/Fnr family transcriptional regulator yields MAESASDISLAILKRAHVLEVAPAADLERLAQRCTVQRFRRGSEIIRRSAPGEALIVVGRGRIKATVPSPNGDGEFLIGVYWPGQAFGEIPMFDPSAQPAAATAVTEAEVVFVPRADLLSLMERRPAVAIRMVEALCDQLRSAVELNLSLRFLDLPSRFYQRLAYLSRHDSRRDGASLLIHHGLSQQELADSIGASREGLNKLIADWKRAGLIESGRGFVHITDWAALAERMPSAVRQNFSFEDDGGLTEPPRRRPGSRD; encoded by the coding sequence ATGGCGGAGTCCGCGAGCGATATCAGTCTAGCCATCCTCAAGCGCGCCCACGTTCTGGAGGTCGCCCCTGCGGCGGACCTCGAGAGACTGGCCCAGAGGTGCACGGTGCAGCGTTTCCGACGCGGCTCGGAGATCATCCGGCGCAGCGCCCCGGGGGAAGCGCTCATCGTCGTCGGACGCGGCCGCATCAAGGCGACCGTCCCGTCGCCCAATGGCGACGGCGAGTTCCTGATCGGCGTGTACTGGCCGGGCCAGGCGTTCGGCGAGATCCCGATGTTCGATCCGAGTGCCCAGCCGGCGGCGGCCACGGCAGTCACCGAGGCCGAGGTCGTCTTCGTCCCGCGCGCGGACCTGCTCAGCCTGATGGAGAGGCGGCCCGCCGTCGCGATCCGCATGGTCGAAGCACTGTGCGACCAGCTGCGCTCTGCCGTCGAGCTCAATCTCAGCCTTCGCTTCCTCGACCTGCCATCGCGCTTCTACCAGAGACTCGCGTATCTCAGCCGCCACGACTCGCGTCGCGACGGCGCGAGCCTGTTGATCCACCACGGGCTGTCGCAGCAGGAGCTGGCCGATTCGATCGGAGCGTCACGCGAAGGCCTGAACAAGCTGATCGCCGACTGGAAACGAGCAGGGCTGATCGAGTCGGGACGGGGCTTCGTTCACATCACGGACTGGGCTGCGCTCGCCGAGCGCATGCCGAGCGCGGTGCGCCAGAATTTCTCATTCGAGGACGACGGCGGACTGACGGAACCGCCGCGGCGCCGGCCGGGAAGTCGCGACTGA
- a CDS encoding FAD-binding oxidoreductase — MSSPISASDLAQALARSVPGLEILTDASAVEAKSRDSWMRSLLASRIDGAPRAALVARPADAGQVAAVLAFADETKTPVVPFGLGSGVCGAVLASGREIILDLGRMDRLLEINDESLTVRVEPGMRGSDFEAALAARGYTMGHWPQSIGISTVGGWCATRASGQLSTLYGNIEQMLLGCEIVLAGGSRMKLAPVPRAAAGPDLRHLFLGSEGTLGVFTELTFRIHPAPELQVGRAFRMDSIADGLDALRLILRAGWTPAVTRLYDATEAGRNFAVDAAGKPVLLVMSEGTAARVRPEAEAAAAIVASCGGADLGEAPLRSWLDHRNHVPSFEKLLAQGLVADTIEVAIGWDRIGELFETVNSRGAKINGVFAMSGHVSHCYTQGANIYFTFVAAESDPAAAVTIYDEAWRTTIETTIELGGTISHHHGIGRVRKQWLRKELGEGVALLAALKRAFDPAGILNPGVLIDV, encoded by the coding sequence ATGAGCTCGCCCATTTCCGCATCCGACCTTGCCCAAGCCCTTGCCCGCAGCGTTCCCGGGCTCGAAATCCTTACCGACGCCTCGGCCGTCGAAGCGAAGAGCCGCGACAGCTGGATGCGATCGCTGCTTGCGTCACGCATCGACGGGGCCCCTCGCGCGGCGTTGGTCGCCCGCCCGGCCGACGCAGGCCAGGTCGCCGCCGTGCTCGCGTTTGCCGATGAGACGAAAACGCCGGTCGTCCCGTTCGGGCTCGGCTCGGGCGTTTGCGGCGCGGTGCTCGCGTCGGGCCGCGAGATCATCCTCGACCTCGGCCGCATGGATCGCCTTCTCGAGATCAACGACGAGTCGCTGACGGTACGCGTCGAGCCGGGAATGCGCGGCAGCGATTTCGAGGCGGCCCTTGCCGCGCGCGGCTATACGATGGGCCACTGGCCCCAGTCGATCGGAATTTCGACCGTCGGAGGCTGGTGCGCGACGCGCGCTTCGGGACAGCTGTCGACGCTGTACGGCAACATCGAGCAGATGCTGCTCGGCTGCGAAATCGTGCTCGCGGGCGGAAGCCGCATGAAGCTCGCGCCGGTGCCCCGCGCCGCCGCGGGCCCCGACCTGAGGCACCTGTTCCTCGGCAGCGAAGGCACGCTCGGCGTGTTCACGGAGCTGACCTTCCGCATCCACCCGGCGCCGGAGCTGCAGGTAGGCCGCGCCTTCCGCATGGACTCGATCGCCGACGGGCTCGATGCCTTGCGCCTCATCCTTCGAGCGGGCTGGACCCCGGCCGTGACGCGCCTCTACGACGCGACCGAAGCGGGACGCAATTTCGCCGTCGATGCCGCGGGGAAGCCGGTGCTGCTGGTGATGAGCGAAGGGACGGCCGCGCGCGTGCGGCCCGAAGCGGAGGCGGCCGCGGCAATCGTCGCGTCCTGCGGCGGCGCCGATCTCGGCGAGGCACCGCTGCGCAGCTGGCTCGATCATCGAAACCACGTGCCGTCGTTCGAAAAGCTGCTGGCCCAGGGGCTGGTGGCCGACACCATCGAGGTCGCCATCGGCTGGGATCGCATCGGGGAGCTGTTCGAGACCGTCAATTCGCGCGGCGCGAAGATCAACGGTGTCTTTGCCATGTCGGGGCACGTGTCGCACTGCTACACGCAGGGCGCGAACATCTACTTCACGTTCGTCGCCGCCGAGAGCGACCCTGCAGCTGCCGTCACGATCTACGACGAGGCGTGGCGCACGACCATCGAGACGACGATCGAGCTCGGCGGGACCATCTCGCACCACCACGGCATCGGCCGCGTGCGCAAGCAGTGGCTGCGCAAGGAGCTCGGAGAGGGAGTAGCACTGCTGGCCGCGCTCAAGCGTGCATTCGACCCCGCGGGAATCCTCAATCCCGGCGTCCTCATCGACGTCTGA
- a CDS encoding TIGR00730 family Rossman fold protein: MKPSSGHDSVHEVLAERLAAAHAGHTDPRARRLLESLVEEAIGLVADGTDVVDLKLVTAAFSEMRRALAVFRPWSAGPRKVTAFGSARTTPDQPVYRLAHSFGQRIAEAGFMVITGGGPGIMGAVVEGAGAEHSFGVGIRLPFEQQPHELLREDPKLFEFKYFFTRKLFFLKEACAVALFPGGFGTHDEGFETLTLVQTGKSRLLPIVCLDVEGSDYWQVWNRFVREELLARGLVSEDDLALYRITHDVDDAVREIVSFYRVFHSMRTIRRTTVIRTNHDVDDAVLGTLSDEFADILGGRPVRRIAAMKEESDEPETLALPRLAIEFNLLGFGRLRLLINRLNELGAAAG; this comes from the coding sequence GTGAAGCCTTCCTCCGGACACGACTCCGTGCACGAAGTGCTGGCCGAGAGGCTGGCCGCCGCCCACGCGGGTCACACCGATCCCCGCGCCCGCCGCCTGCTGGAAAGCCTCGTCGAAGAAGCGATCGGCCTGGTCGCCGACGGCACCGACGTCGTCGATCTGAAGCTCGTCACGGCGGCGTTCTCGGAGATGCGCCGCGCGCTGGCGGTGTTCCGGCCCTGGAGCGCCGGCCCGCGCAAGGTGACCGCGTTCGGGTCGGCCCGGACCACGCCGGACCAGCCGGTTTATCGCCTGGCCCACTCCTTCGGGCAGCGGATCGCGGAGGCCGGTTTCATGGTGATCACCGGCGGAGGTCCCGGGATCATGGGCGCGGTCGTCGAGGGCGCCGGCGCGGAGCACAGCTTCGGCGTCGGCATCCGCCTTCCGTTCGAGCAGCAGCCGCACGAGCTGCTGCGCGAGGACCCCAAGCTGTTCGAGTTCAAATACTTCTTCACGCGCAAGCTGTTCTTCCTGAAGGAAGCGTGCGCCGTGGCGCTTTTTCCCGGCGGCTTCGGCACCCACGACGAAGGCTTCGAGACGCTGACGCTGGTTCAGACCGGCAAATCGCGGCTGCTGCCGATCGTCTGCCTCGACGTCGAAGGCTCGGATTACTGGCAGGTCTGGAACCGTTTCGTGCGCGAGGAGCTGCTCGCTCGCGGCCTCGTCAGCGAAGACGACCTCGCGCTCTACCGGATCACCCACGACGTCGACGACGCGGTCCGCGAAATCGTTTCGTTCTACCGCGTTTTCCACTCGATGCGCACGATCCGGCGAACGACGGTGATCCGTACGAACCACGACGTCGACGATGCCGTCCTCGGTACTCTCTCCGACGAATTCGCCGATATTCTCGGCGGCCGCCCGGTACGCCGCATCGCCGCGATGAAGGAAGAGAGCGACGAGCCGGAGACGCTGGCGCTGCCGCGCCTGGCGATCGAGTTCAACCTGCTCGGCTTCGGTCGCCTGCGACTGCTCATCAACCGCCTGAACGAGCTCGGCGCGGCTGCGGGCTGA